One Bifidobacterium angulatum DSM 20098 = JCM 7096 DNA window includes the following coding sequences:
- the pstS gene encoding phosphate ABC transporter substrate-binding protein PstS, translating to MNKNLIVRSLAAVSGLAMLASLAACGDNVAATTDSTSTKDLSSQISGDYAGAGASSQQAAVEAWIAGFKGSNPDAKIAYNPSGSGAGVTTFLQGATAWAGSDKALADDEVEQSKNVCAKGTAFDVPVYVSPIAVVFNLKGVSDQGEHVNMDASTIAKIFDGKITKWNDAAIKSQNPKLNLPDTDITVVHRSDKSGTTQNFVSYFKDAAPNDWTYDLSENWPNEVGQGAKGTSGVINTVKQADGTIGYADFSQIGELGTVAVKVGSKYTEISADAGSKVIEDSELADVKGEHRVVVNINHKTEADGAYPIVLVSYDIVCPAYKDTKTAEFAKSWLSYVTSDEGQKTAQQAAGTAPLPSTLTSKIADSIKAISTK from the coding sequence ATGAACAAGAATCTCATCGTTCGTTCGCTGGCCGCCGTTTCCGGCCTGGCCATGCTGGCCTCCCTCGCCGCCTGCGGCGACAACGTCGCGGCCACCACTGATTCGACCTCCACCAAGGATCTCAGCTCCCAGATCTCCGGCGACTACGCCGGTGCCGGCGCCTCCTCCCAGCAGGCCGCTGTCGAAGCCTGGATCGCCGGATTCAAAGGCAGCAACCCCGACGCCAAGATCGCCTACAACCCCTCCGGCTCCGGTGCCGGCGTGACCACCTTCCTGCAGGGCGCCACCGCATGGGCAGGCTCCGACAAGGCGCTCGCCGACGACGAAGTCGAACAGTCCAAGAACGTGTGTGCCAAGGGCACCGCATTCGACGTGCCGGTGTACGTCTCCCCGATCGCGGTCGTGTTCAATCTCAAGGGCGTGTCCGATCAGGGCGAGCATGTCAACATGGATGCCTCCACCATCGCCAAGATCTTCGATGGCAAGATCACCAAGTGGAACGACGCGGCCATCAAGTCCCAGAATCCGAAGCTCAATCTGCCCGACACCGACATCACCGTCGTGCACCGTTCCGACAAGTCCGGCACCACCCAGAACTTCGTAAGCTACTTCAAGGACGCTGCCCCGAACGATTGGACCTATGACCTGTCCGAGAACTGGCCGAATGAGGTCGGGCAGGGCGCCAAGGGCACCTCCGGCGTGATCAACACCGTCAAGCAGGCCGACGGCACCATTGGCTACGCCGACTTCTCCCAGATTGGCGAGCTGGGCACCGTAGCCGTCAAGGTCGGCTCCAAGTACACCGAGATCTCCGCCGATGCCGGCTCCAAGGTCATTGAGGATTCCGAACTTGCCGACGTCAAAGGCGAACACCGCGTCGTGGTGAATATCAACCACAAGACCGAGGCCGACGGTGCCTACCCGATCGTGCTGGTCTCCTACGACATCGTCTGCCCGGCGTACAAGGACACCAAAACCGCCGAGTTCGCCAAGTCCTGGCTGAGCTACGTCACCAGCGACGAAGGCCAGAAGACCGCCCAGCAGGCCGCCGGCACCGCGCCGCTGCCGAGCACGCTGACCTCCAAGATCGCCGACTCCATCAAAGCGATCTCCACCAAGTAA
- a CDS encoding sensor histidine kinase has protein sequence MQWWQILLVVAAVAVVSLAAYWAGKERGERLARDEYHDSGMSVGGESLFAGNDSPRTGEEAFMRALPQAVALVDGNGAVQYARDDIERFGLIAAGHVRNSEILDMLAQVEHDGTTRERELEVARSAADMAGTHSGRGVQAGQSLPSREQYLSVRVSRIGDGLYALLAVDISERRHFEQMRREFMTNVAHELKTPTGAIALLAETIADAADDPDAVRYFSGRVSKESARLTELVRRLIDLQKMQDAGRSLHPKRMSALAVARAAIDANRVQGEQRHIEMVLAFDGTRLGPEPSDSDPDVPIMCDESAIVTAVKNLVENAIHYSPEYTTVCVAVDTSEHAVRIRVIDQGIGIPESAIGHIFERFYRVDPARSRQTGGSGLGLAITKHCVEDCGGTISVWSHEFEGSTFTIELPCAEDMAEQTE, from the coding sequence ATGCAGTGGTGGCAGATTCTTCTGGTGGTCGCGGCGGTGGCGGTGGTTTCGCTCGCCGCATATTGGGCCGGCAAGGAGCGTGGCGAACGTCTTGCCCGTGACGAATACCATGACAGCGGTATGAGCGTGGGCGGCGAATCGTTGTTTGCCGGCAACGATTCGCCGCGCACCGGTGAAGAGGCGTTTATGCGCGCACTGCCGCAGGCGGTGGCGCTGGTCGACGGCAACGGTGCCGTGCAGTATGCGCGTGACGATATCGAACGGTTCGGTCTCATCGCTGCCGGCCATGTACGCAATAGCGAGATTCTCGACATGCTCGCCCAAGTGGAGCATGACGGCACAACCCGTGAGCGCGAACTCGAAGTGGCACGTTCGGCGGCCGACATGGCAGGCACGCATTCGGGCAGGGGAGTGCAGGCGGGGCAATCATTGCCTTCGCGCGAACAATATCTGAGCGTGCGGGTGAGCCGTATCGGTGATGGACTATATGCGCTGCTTGCCGTCGACATAAGCGAGCGCAGACATTTCGAACAGATGCGCCGCGAGTTCATGACCAATGTCGCGCACGAGCTGAAAACGCCGACCGGCGCGATCGCATTGCTGGCCGAAACCATTGCCGACGCGGCCGACGATCCGGATGCGGTACGGTATTTCTCCGGGCGTGTCAGCAAGGAGTCCGCCCGCCTGACCGAATTGGTGCGACGGCTGATCGATCTGCAGAAGATGCAGGACGCCGGCCGTAGCCTGCACCCCAAGCGCATGTCGGCATTGGCCGTGGCCAGGGCCGCCATCGATGCGAATCGTGTGCAGGGCGAACAACGGCATATCGAGATGGTGCTCGCATTCGATGGAACCCGATTGGGGCCGGAACCGTCCGATAGCGACCCGGATGTGCCGATCATGTGCGATGAGAGCGCAATCGTGACCGCGGTGAAGAACCTGGTGGAGAACGCCATCCACTATTCGCCGGAATACACCACGGTCTGCGTGGCGGTGGACACCAGCGAGCACGCCGTACGCATCCGCGTAATCGATCAGGGCATCGGCATTCCCGAATCCGCCATCGGACACATCTTCGAACGCTTCTACCGGGTCGATCCGGCGCGATCGAGACAGACGGGCGGCAGCGGCCTGGGGCTTGCCATCACCAAGCATTGCGTGGAGGATTGCGGCGGCACGATTTCCGTATGGTCGCACGAATTCGAAGGTTCCACATTCACCATCGAACTGCCCTGCGCCGAAGATATGGCCGAGCAGACGGAATAG
- a CDS encoding 3-deoxy-7-phosphoheptulonate synthase — MQQQNEVRFASPENGAPEPLNRPEEMRAIRQAMDEGKNPLTATDVPRWEDQVGVSRIVNRRVLEFEVLPTPAQVLSDLPLNERAQELVARSRDEIRACLYGQDDRLLVIVGPCSVHDPTAALDYARRLAALKADLDDHLLIVMRVYFEKPRTTVGWKGLINDPDIDGSCNIRKGLLLARRTLLDVLGEGLACATEFLEPTSPQYISDAVSWGAIGARNTESQVHRQLASGLSMPIGFKNATDGSISAPADSCFASAQQHTFFGIDHLGRAAVVKTLGNPDCHVVLRGSTSGPNYSAHDVAETLDAIRKRMPADAAASHGVIVDCSHGNSCKDEHRQAEVVRDIASRIAAGEQGITGIMMESFIEGGNQPAAPLDQLVYGKSITDRCLSWNDTEQLLRELAQAVATRRWN; from the coding sequence ATGCAGCAGCAGAATGAGGTGAGGTTCGCGTCGCCGGAAAACGGTGCGCCAGAACCGTTGAATCGACCGGAGGAGATGCGTGCGATTCGTCAGGCCATGGATGAGGGAAAGAACCCGTTGACGGCCACCGACGTGCCACGTTGGGAGGATCAGGTCGGCGTCAGCCGTATCGTCAACCGCCGTGTACTGGAATTCGAGGTGCTGCCCACGCCGGCGCAAGTGCTGTCCGACCTGCCGTTGAACGAACGGGCGCAGGAGCTTGTCGCCCGTTCCCGCGATGAGATCAGGGCATGCCTGTACGGCCAGGATGATCGTCTGCTGGTCATCGTCGGCCCATGCTCGGTGCACGACCCGACCGCGGCTTTGGATTACGCGCGTCGTCTTGCGGCATTGAAGGCCGATCTTGACGATCATCTGCTGATCGTCATGCGCGTGTATTTCGAAAAGCCCCGTACCACCGTCGGATGGAAAGGCCTGATCAACGATCCGGATATCGACGGCAGCTGCAATATCCGTAAAGGTCTGCTGCTCGCACGCCGGACACTGCTGGATGTACTGGGCGAAGGCCTCGCCTGCGCCACCGAATTCCTGGAACCCACCAGCCCGCAGTATATTTCCGACGCGGTAAGCTGGGGCGCGATCGGCGCACGCAATACGGAAAGCCAGGTGCATCGCCAACTGGCCAGCGGCCTGTCCATGCCCATCGGCTTCAAAAACGCCACAGACGGCTCGATCAGCGCTCCGGCGGACTCCTGCTTCGCCTCCGCCCAGCAGCACACCTTCTTCGGCATCGACCATCTTGGTCGCGCCGCCGTGGTCAAGACGCTCGGCAACCCGGATTGCCATGTGGTGCTGCGCGGATCCACCAGCGGCCCGAACTACAGTGCCCATGATGTGGCCGAGACGCTGGACGCCATCAGAAAACGCATGCCGGCCGACGCCGCGGCATCGCACGGCGTGATCGTGGACTGTTCGCACGGCAACTCCTGCAAGGACGAGCACAGGCAGGCCGAAGTCGTGCGCGATATCGCCTCGCGTATCGCAGCCGGCGAGCAGGGCATCACCGGCATCATGATGGAAAGCTTCATCGAAGGCGGCAATCAGCCGGCCGCACCACTCGACCAACTGGTATACGGCAAGTCGATCACCGACCGCTGCCTGAGCTGGAACGACACCGAACAACTCTTGCGTGAACTCGCGCAGGCAGTGGCCACACGCCGTTGGAACTGA
- a CDS encoding response regulator transcription factor: MTRILIVEDEESYREPLVYQLTREGYEVSAAATGEEGLELFTHGGIDLVLLDLMLPGIDGTTLCRRIREQSRVPIIMLTAKSTEIDKVVGLEIGADDYVTKPYSFRELLARIRAVLRRNQSAQQQGSADDDVPLTCGDIVMRVGQHQVIVRGESVFFPLKEFELLEYLMQNKGRVLTRHQLIDRIWGADYVGDTKTLDVHVKRVRAKIEEEPSHPKYLSTVRGLGYKIDEPAD; encoded by the coding sequence ATGACACGCATTCTTATCGTGGAGGACGAGGAATCCTACCGGGAACCCCTGGTATACCAGCTCACCCGCGAAGGCTACGAGGTCTCCGCCGCAGCCACGGGCGAAGAGGGGCTTGAACTGTTCACCCACGGCGGGATCGACCTGGTACTGCTCGATCTGATGCTCCCGGGCATTGATGGCACCACACTATGCCGCCGCATTCGAGAGCAAAGCCGCGTACCGATCATCATGCTGACCGCAAAAAGCACGGAAATCGACAAAGTGGTCGGATTGGAGATCGGCGCCGACGACTACGTGACCAAACCGTATTCCTTCCGCGAACTGCTGGCGCGCATCCGCGCCGTGCTGCGCCGCAACCAGAGCGCCCAACAGCAGGGGAGCGCCGACGACGACGTGCCGCTGACCTGCGGCGACATCGTGATGCGCGTCGGGCAGCATCAGGTCATCGTTCGCGGCGAATCCGTGTTCTTCCCGTTGAAGGAATTCGAACTGCTGGAATACCTGATGCAGAACAAAGGACGTGTGCTCACCCGGCATCAGCTGATCGACCGCATCTGGGGCGCCGATTATGTCGGCGATACCAAAACGTTGGACGTGCACGTCAAACGTGTACGCGCCAAAATCGAAGAGGAACCAAGCCACCCGAAATACCTGAGCACCGTGCGAGGCCTGGGATACAAGATCGACGAGCCTGCCGACTGA
- the mtnN gene encoding 5'-methylthioadenosine/S-adenosylhomocysteine nucleosidase encodes MTRTIAIIGALNEEIAHIAEALANTTHATAASLDITCGTLAANSGEELSVAATVGGMGLVAAAATTQHLIDVYHPEAIIFSGIAGNLNKRLHINDVVLGGTLRYLDTDMRLVGQWKPGTEQNPIEEFHSDRHLLDVADKALADAGITHIIGTIASGNYFVDDPAKVEEVIRATGADAVEMEGAAVAQVAARNDVPALVIRALSDNADTDYEEFKGFDISEYANTAANLTVDLLRRL; translated from the coding sequence ATGACCAGAACCATCGCCATCATCGGCGCACTGAACGAAGAAATCGCGCACATCGCCGAAGCGCTCGCCAACACCACGCATGCCACGGCCGCAAGCCTTGACATAACCTGCGGCACGCTTGCCGCCAACAGCGGCGAGGAACTTTCCGTCGCGGCCACCGTAGGCGGCATGGGGCTTGTCGCCGCGGCAGCCACCACGCAGCATCTCATCGACGTCTACCATCCTGAAGCCATCATTTTCTCCGGCATCGCCGGCAATCTCAACAAGCGGCTTCACATCAACGATGTAGTGCTTGGCGGTACGCTGCGCTATCTCGACACCGACATGCGACTCGTAGGCCAATGGAAGCCGGGAACCGAACAGAACCCCATCGAGGAGTTCCATAGCGACAGGCATCTGCTGGATGTCGCGGACAAGGCCCTTGCCGACGCCGGCATCACCCATATCATCGGCACCATCGCCTCCGGCAACTATTTCGTGGACGACCCGGCCAAGGTCGAGGAGGTCATCCGCGCCACCGGTGCCGACGCGGTGGAAATGGAAGGCGCCGCAGTGGCGCAGGTCGCCGCGCGCAACGATGTTCCAGCATTGGTGATTCGCGCGCTGTCCGATAACGCCGACACCGACTATGAGGAATTCAAAGGCTTCGACATCAGTGAATACGCGAATACAGCCGCCAACCTCACCGTGGATCTGCTCAGGCGTCTCTAG